A DNA window from Anoplolepis gracilipes chromosome 13, ASM4749672v1, whole genome shotgun sequence contains the following coding sequences:
- the LOC140672501 gene encoding actin-binding Rho-activating protein isoform X2 yields the protein MAAMYESLGAKVAMFNQYANKHKDKQSKNPFTSGLNIEKPKFSKEEYGRPEAGSLSDMRGRKANAHILKEILELCEIISHEGTPCRDQPDVIAITFGDIFNIYTNISSKCVGLLLRARKQKYLEFEGECLFQRRDDDVPIFLIKPIEEIRQEYNQRLEEIRKDRNLLLES from the exons ATGGCTGCGATGTAT GAATCCTTGGGAGCCAAGGTTGCTATGTTCAATCAATATGCCAACAAACACAAAGATAAGCAGAGCAAAAATCCATTCACGTCTGGCCTGAACATTGAAAAACCAAAATTCTCCAAAGAGGAATACGGCAG ACCAGAAGCAGGTTCTTTATCGGATATGCGTGGTCGTAAGGCAAATGCCCATATACTGAAGGAAATTCTGGAACTTTGTGAAATTATTAGTCATGAAGGGACACCCTGTCGGGATCAACCCGACGTAATTGCCATCACGTTTGGTGACATCTTCAACATTTATACTAATATTAGCAGTAAATGCGTAGGCTTGTTATTGAGAGCAAGGAAGCAAAAGTATTTAGAATTCGAAGGCGAATGTCTTTTCCAG AGACGAGATGACGATGTgccgatatttttaattaagccCATCGAAGAAATTCGTCAGGAATATAATCAACGACTTGAAGAAATTCGGAAGGACAGGAACCTTTTACTGGAGAGTTAA
- the LOC140672501 gene encoding actin-binding Rho-activating protein isoform X1, giving the protein MESDSEEESLGAKVAMFNQYANKHKDKQSKNPFTSGLNIEKPKFSKEEYGRPEAGSLSDMRGRKANAHILKEILELCEIISHEGTPCRDQPDVIAITFGDIFNIYTNISSKCVGLLLRARKQKYLEFEGECLFQRRDDDVPIFLIKPIEEIRQEYNQRLEEIRKDRNLLLES; this is encoded by the exons GAATCCTTGGGAGCCAAGGTTGCTATGTTCAATCAATATGCCAACAAACACAAAGATAAGCAGAGCAAAAATCCATTCACGTCTGGCCTGAACATTGAAAAACCAAAATTCTCCAAAGAGGAATACGGCAG ACCAGAAGCAGGTTCTTTATCGGATATGCGTGGTCGTAAGGCAAATGCCCATATACTGAAGGAAATTCTGGAACTTTGTGAAATTATTAGTCATGAAGGGACACCCTGTCGGGATCAACCCGACGTAATTGCCATCACGTTTGGTGACATCTTCAACATTTATACTAATATTAGCAGTAAATGCGTAGGCTTGTTATTGAGAGCAAGGAAGCAAAAGTATTTAGAATTCGAAGGCGAATGTCTTTTCCAG AGACGAGATGACGATGTgccgatatttttaattaagccCATCGAAGAAATTCGTCAGGAATATAATCAACGACTTGAAGAAATTCGGAAGGACAGGAACCTTTTACTGGAGAGTTAA
- the LOC140672501 gene encoding actin-binding Rho-activating protein isoform X3 — MFNQYANKHKDKQSKNPFTSGLNIEKPKFSKEEYGRPEAGSLSDMRGRKANAHILKEILELCEIISHEGTPCRDQPDVIAITFGDIFNIYTNISSKCVGLLLRARKQKYLEFEGECLFQRRDDDVPIFLIKPIEEIRQEYNQRLEEIRKDRNLLLES, encoded by the exons ATGTTCAATCAATATGCCAACAAACACAAAGATAAGCAGAGCAAAAATCCATTCACGTCTGGCCTGAACATTGAAAAACCAAAATTCTCCAAAGAGGAATACGGCAG ACCAGAAGCAGGTTCTTTATCGGATATGCGTGGTCGTAAGGCAAATGCCCATATACTGAAGGAAATTCTGGAACTTTGTGAAATTATTAGTCATGAAGGGACACCCTGTCGGGATCAACCCGACGTAATTGCCATCACGTTTGGTGACATCTTCAACATTTATACTAATATTAGCAGTAAATGCGTAGGCTTGTTATTGAGAGCAAGGAAGCAAAAGTATTTAGAATTCGAAGGCGAATGTCTTTTCCAG AGACGAGATGACGATGTgccgatatttttaattaagccCATCGAAGAAATTCGTCAGGAATATAATCAACGACTTGAAGAAATTCGGAAGGACAGGAACCTTTTACTGGAGAGTTAA